The Brassica oleracea var. oleracea cultivar TO1000 chromosome C6, BOL, whole genome shotgun sequence genome includes a region encoding these proteins:
- the LOC106297598 gene encoding uncharacterized protein LOC106297598 → MSSGADETDETPHLQFPPRMFAVGDEPLGIRVTPYHKPSAITKILNALTEDEIEAIRKTTFGKLVEIADKPSFSGRFGRFLISRPLKIVKKHEAWFLFAGKPVRFSIREFAMVTGLNCRKYPTHSKKSSTKSITEKPYWGELFGLMTEVPVSYVHAEKIKDVDQFLAFPWGRASFDMLMSSIKERDEVSLLQNTIALKGFVLSLQLVMIEVVPSLTEVVEDGGSSASDGDESDDEDGNGKKSINTGHVSDTDTVAKAHVVSIITAGVEEFHLNPELGSSDDDEDVLVANLVKCVEDGFAFANSHFTSGATKADVNRMREDGKTGKNRSRKNTKVNLKEPVTDAVEADYVADIVRKSVSAELCKMGEQIKNLGDNLTTSHQLLRTDIQGMFQNFQRDITKSGATPANANNIINEAVRFANQHSLQTKKGITAEKGVVEETNDDDADVNLESEPNADVLSDIDAPAVETNPHLQDSADGRSDTDDPAVETNPHLQDSADGRSDTDDPAVETNPHLQDSADGRSDTDDPAVETNPHLQDSVKADVLPDTNAPAVEINPHLHDSENHPKSKEPTDVGHSRVPLVAENDSISKDSGDTSLAFPRPTFSLGLTQEDPQLSKTSAPDSEDYGDEHMTVDPPPTSNENDAPAPLYRKSKRPRVVPRSLVGDYQCDKRILVRAWEAHVNATRRVPNIDYAVKFTELYSKLESPL, encoded by the exons ATGTCGTCAGGCGCCGATGAAACCGATGAAACCCCACATCTTCAATTCCCACCTCGCATGTTCGCCGTTGGTGATGAACCACTGGGAATTAGGGTTACTCCATATCATAAACCATCTGCCATCACCAAAATTCTAAACGCTCTAACTGAAGATGAAATCGAAGCTATCCGGAAGACCACTTTTGGGAAACTGGTGGAAATTGCCGATAAACCGTCATTCTCTGGCCGTTTTGGGAGGTTTCTTATATCAAGACCGTTGAAGATCGTGAAGAAACACGAAGCCTGGTTTCTTTTTGCCGGTAAACCAGTTAGGTTCTCCATCAGAGAATTCGCGATGGTGACCGGCCTCAACTGCCGGAAGTATCCTACTCATTCAAAGAAAAGTAGCACGAAGAGTATAACAGAGAAGCCATATTGGGGTGAGCTTTTTGGGTTAATGACTGAAGTTCCAGTTAGCTATGTT CATGCCGAGAAGATTAAAGATGTTGATCAGTTCCTTGCTTTTCCGTGGGGGCGGGCTTCCTTTGACATGCTTATGAGCAGCATAAAAGAGAGAGATGAAGTATCACTATTACAGAACACCATTGCCCTCAAAGGGTTTGTGCTATCATTACAGCTTGTAATGATTGAAGTTGTTCCTTCACTTACTGAAGTTGTTGAAGATGGGGGTTCTTCTGCCTCCGACGGCGATGAATCTGATGATGAAGATGGAAATGGAAAGAAAAGTATCAATACTGGGCATGTCAGTGATACTGATACTGTCGCGAAG GCTCACGTTGTTTCTATTATCACTGCGGGAGTTGAAGAATTTCATCTCAACCCCGAACTCGGATCTTCCGATGACGATGAAGATGTGCTTGTAGCCAATTTGGTCAAGTGTGTGGAAGATGGATTTGCGTTTGCTAATTCCCATTTTACCAGTGGGGCTACCAAAGCTGACGTGAACCGAATGCGTGAAGATGGTAAAACAGGAAAAAACCGGTCACGGAAGAACACCAAAGTAAACCTGAAAGAGCCTGTCACGGACGCCGTCGAGGCTGATTATGTTGCAGACATTGTAAGAAAGAGTGTCTCAGCAGAACTGTGCAAGATGGGGGAACAAATCAAGAATCTCGGTGACAATTTAACGACCTCGCATCAGCTTTTGCGCACCGACATCCAAGGCATGTTCCAGAATTTTCAGAGGGATATTACAAA GAGTGGTGCTACTCCTGCAAACGCAAATAACATCATCAATGAGGCTGTTCGTTTTGCAAATCAGCACTCACTCCAAACAAAGAAG GGTATAACGGCCGAAAAAGGAGTAGTCGAAGAAACTAATGATGATGATGCGGACGTCAATCTCGAATCCGAACCGAAT GCCGATGTCCTTTCAGACATAGACGCTCCTGCTGTGGAGACCAATCCTCATCTACAAGACAGT GCCGATGGCCGTTCAGACACAGATGATCCTGCTGTGGAGACCAATCCTCATCTACAAGACAGT GCCGATGGCCGTTCAGACACAGATGATCCTGCTGTGGAGACCAATCCTCATCTACAAGACAGT GCCGATGGCCGTTCAGACACAGATGATCCTGCTGTGGAGACCAATCCTCATCTACAAGACAGTGTAAAA GCTGATGTCCTTCCGGACACAAACGCTCCTGCTGTGGAGATCAATCCTCATCTACATGACAGT GAAAATCACCCAAAATCAAAAGAACCTACCGATGTTGGTCATAGTCGAGTCCCACTCGTGGCTGAAAACGATTCCATATCGAAGGACAGTGGAGACACTAGTCTTGCATTTCCTAGGCCAACATTTTCCCTTGGCCTGACGCAGGAAGATCCTCAACTATCCAAAACTAGTGCACCTGACAGCGAGGACTATGGTGATGAACATATGACAGTCGATCCACCACCCACTTCCAATGAGAACGATGCTCCAGCGCCGCTTTACAGGAAAAGCAAGCGTCCACGAGTTGTTCCTAGGTCACTAGTTGGTGATTACCAGTGTGATAAACGTATACTGGTGCGTGCGTGGGAAGCGCATGTGAATGCCACTAGAAGGGTCCCCAACATTGACTACGCTGTGAAATTCACTGAACTTTATTCGAAGCTGGAGTCCCCATTGTAA